A stretch of the Gracilinanus agilis isolate LMUSP501 chromosome 4, AgileGrace, whole genome shotgun sequence genome encodes the following:
- the KLHL31 gene encoding kelch-like protein 31, protein MAPKKKTIKKNKGEVNEMTIIVEDSPLNKLNALNSFLEGGNGLNCISSEVTDASYGPNLLEGLSKMRQENFLCDLVIGTKTKSFNVHKSVMASCSDYFYNILKKDPATQRVDLNDVSPVGLATVIAYAYTGKLTLSLYTIGSIISAAAYLQIHTLVKMCSDFLIREISVENCMYVANIAETYNLKTTKAAAQKFIRDNFIEFSETDQFLKLTFEQINELLVDDDLQLPSEVVAFQIATKWLEFDQKRVKYAADLLSNIRFGTISAQDLVNYVQSVPRMMQDADCHKLLVDAMNYHLLPYHQNTLQSRRTRIRGGFRVLVTVGGRPALTEKSLSRDVLYRDPENGWSKLTEMPAKSFNQCVTVMDGFLYVAGGEDQNDARNQAKHAVSNFCRYDPRFNTWIHLANMNQKRTHFSLNVFNGLLFAVGGRNSEGCLSSIECYVPSTNQWQMKKSLEVARCCHASAVVDGKILVTGGYINSAYSRSVCMYDPASDDWQDKSILSTPRGWHCAIALSERVYVMGGSQVGPRGERVDVIPVECYNPYTGQWSYVSPLQTGVSTAGASTLNGRIYLVGGWNEIEKKYKKCIQCFNPDLNEWIEDDELPEATVGVSCCTISMPNNMTRESRASSVSSVPVSI, encoded by the exons ATGGCGCCCAAAAAGAAGACCATCAAAAAGAACAAAGGAGAGGTCAACGAGATGACGATAATCGTGGAAGACAGCCCACTCAACAAACTGAATGCCTTAAACAGTTTCTTAGAAGGAGGCAATGGATTGAATTGCATCTCATCAGAAGTGACCGATGCCTCATATGGACCCAACCTCTTGGAAGGATTAAGCAAAATGAGGCAGGAGAACTTCCTTTGTGACTTAGTCATTGGTACCAAAACCAAATCCTTCAACGTCCACAAGTCGGTGATGGCCTCCTGTAGTGACTATTTTTACAACATATTGAAGAAGGACCCTGCCACTCAAAGAGTGGATCTCAATGATGTGTCCCCAGTTGGCCTGGCTACCGTGATTGCATATGCTTACACTGGAAAGCTGACTCTTTCCTTGTACACAATAGGAAGCATCATTTCTGCTGCCGCCTACCTTCAGATTCACACCCTCGTGAAGATGTGCAGTGACTTTCTGATACGAGAAATCAGTGTTGAGAATTGTATGTATGTTGCTAACATAGCAGAAACCTATAACCTGAAAACCACTAAAGCAGCCGCCCAGAAATTTATCCGGGATAACTTCATTGAGTTTTCGGAAACCGACCAGTTCCTCAAGCTCACTTTTGAGCAGATCAATGAACTGCTAGTGGATGATGACCTACAGCTGCCTTCTGAAGTCGTCGCATTCCAGATTGCAACCAAATGGTTAGAATTTGACCAAAAGAGAGTGAAATATGCTGCTGATCTCTTGAGCAATATTCGCTTTGGTACCATCTCTGCTCAAGACCTAGTCAACTATGTTCAGTCCGTGCCCAGGATGATGCAAGATGCAGATTGTCACAAGCTTCTTGTGGATGCCATGAATTATCATCTGCTTCCCTACCACCAAAACACACTGCAGTCCAGGCGCACGAGAATCCGAGGGGGCTTCCGAGTTCTAGTCACTGTTGGGGGACGTCCTGCTCTCACTGAAAAGTCCCTTAGTAGAGATGTCTTATACAGGGACCCTGAGAATGGATGGAGCAAGCTTACTGAAATGCCTGCCAAGAGTTTTAATCAGTGTGTGACCGTGATGGATGGATTTCTTTATGTGGCTGGTGGTGAAGACCAGAATGATGCAAGGAACCAAGCCAAGCATGCAGTTAGCAATTTCTGCAG ATATGACCCCCGTTTCAACACTTGGATCCACCTGGCAAACATGAATCAGAAACGCACTCATTTCAGTCTAAACGTTTTCAATGGGCTCCTTTTTGCAGTAGGCGGCCGCAATTCTGAAGGCTGCCTGTCTTCCATTGAATGCTACGTGCCTTCCACCAACCAGTGGCAGATGAAGAAGTCTCTGGAGGTGGCAAGGTGTTGCCACGCCAGTGCAGTGGTGGATGGCAAGATCCTAGTGACGGGAGGCTACATCAACAGCGCTTATTCTCGTTCAGTGTGTATGTATGACCCAGCTAGCGATGACTGGCAGGATAAATCTATCCTTAGCACTCCACGGGGCTGGCACTGCGCCATCGCTCTTAGCGAGAGGGTCTATGTTATGGGGGGAAGCCAGGTAGGGCCCAGAGGGGAAAGGGTGGACGTGATCCCTGTAGAGTGCTACAATCCTTACACCGGTCAGTGGAGTTACGTCTCTCCTCTTCAGACGGGAGTCAGCACAGCCGGGGCTTCCACCCTCAATGGTAGGATTTACTTGGTGGGAGGCtggaatgaaatagaaaagaaatacaagaagTGCATCCAGTGCTTCAATCCTGACCTTAATGAATGGATTGAGGACGATGAGTTGCCCGAAGCAACTGTGGGAGTTTCATGCTGTACCATTTCTATGCCTAACAATATGACCCGGGAATCTAGGGCTAGCTCAGTGTCCTCTGTACCAGTCAGCATTTAA